The genomic DNA CGACCAGGAAACCGCTCAGCTGATCGCAGAAGAGCTGGGCCACAAGGTTACCCTGGTCAGCGATACCGCCCTGGAAGATTCCCTGGCCGAATCGCTGAAGTTCGAAGGCCAGGCCGAGTCGCGTGCACCGGTCGTTACCGTCATGGGTCACGTTGACCATGGCAAGACCTCGCTGCTCGACTATATCCGTCGTGCCAAGGTTGCCGCTGGCGAAGCCGGTGGTATCACCCAGCACATCGGTGCCTACCACGTGGAAACCGACCGCGGCATGGTCACCTTCCTCGATACCCCAGGCCACGCTGCGTTCACTCAGATGCGTGCCCGTGGTGCCAAGGCGACCGACATCGTCATCCTGGTGGTGGCGGCGGACGATGGCGTGATGCCACAGACCCGTGAGGCCGTTCAGCATGCCAAGGCAGCTGGCGTCCCTTTGGTGGTTGCGGTGAACAAGATCGACAAGCCTGGTGCTGACCTCGATCGCATCCGTAACGAGCTGTCCGTCGAGGGCGTGACCTCCGAGGAATGGGGTGGTGACACGCCGTTCGTCAAGGTTTCGGCGAAGATGGGTACCGGCGTCGACGAACTGCTTGAAGCCGTATTGCTGCAGGCCGAAGTCCTCGAGTTGACGGCTACTCCGACCGCGCCTGGTCGTGGTGTGGTTGTCGAATCGCGCCTGGACAAGGGCCGCGGCCCGGTGGCGACCATCCTGGTTCAGGACGGTACCCTGCGTCAGGGCGACATGGTCCTGTGCGGCTCCAACTATGGCCGCGTGCGTGCCATGCTGGACGAGAACGGCAAGCCTGTTAAGGAAGCCGGCCCGTCTATCCCGGTTGAAATCCTTGGCCTGGATGGCACTCCGGAAGCCGGTGATGAGCTCTCCGTGGTTGCCGACGAGAAGAAGGCCCGCGAAGTTGCACTGTTCCGTCAGGGCAAGTACCGCGAGGTCAAGCTGGCCCGTGCTCACGCCGGCAAGCTGGAAAACATCTTCGAGACCATGGGTCAGGAAGAGAAGAAGACCCTCAACATCGTCCTCAAGACCGACGTGCGCGGTTCCCTGGAAGCACTGCAGGGTTCGCTCGGCGGCCTGGGCAACGACGAGGTTCAGGTTCGCGTGATCGGTGGCGGCGTCGGTGGTATCACCGAGAGCGATGCCAACCTGGCGCTGGCGTCCAATGCGGTGCTGTTCGGCTTCAACGTGCGTGCCGATGCCGGTGCGCGCAAGATCGTCGAGCAGGAAGGTCTGGATATGCGTTACTACAACGTGATCTACGACATCATCGAAGACGTCAAGAAGGCCCTGACCGGCATGCTCGGCAGCGATGTTCGCGAGAACATCCTGGGTGTCGCCGAAGTGCGTGACGTGTTCCGTTCGCCGAAGTTCGGCGCCATCGCTGG from Pseudomonas putida includes the following:
- the infB gene encoding translation initiation factor IF-2, with amino-acid sequence MTQVTVKELAQEVEAPVERLLQQMREAGLPHTDAGQVVTDNEKQTLLTHLKSSHKSKAEEPRKITLQRKTTSTLRVAGSKSISVEVRKKKVFVQRSPEEIQAEQKREQDERRAAENAARDKVDADVRQRNEEQARRHATATAAAAPAAKAEPAPAAAAPAPAPVVADAPASEDAAARAAERKKDETRRNESRTRDDDRRRGEAPRVSIKVKVKEKEKAPTPRAAPRTTDEESDGARRGRGGKGKLKKRNQHGFQNPTGPVIRDVTIGETITVSELAQQMSVKAAEVVKFMFKMGTPVTINQVLDQETAQLIAEELGHKVTLVSDTALEDSLAESLKFEGQAESRAPVVTVMGHVDHGKTSLLDYIRRAKVAAGEAGGITQHIGAYHVETDRGMVTFLDTPGHAAFTQMRARGAKATDIVILVVAADDGVMPQTREAVQHAKAAGVPLVVAVNKIDKPGADLDRIRNELSVEGVTSEEWGGDTPFVKVSAKMGTGVDELLEAVLLQAEVLELTATPTAPGRGVVVESRLDKGRGPVATILVQDGTLRQGDMVLCGSNYGRVRAMLDENGKPVKEAGPSIPVEILGLDGTPEAGDELSVVADEKKAREVALFRQGKYREVKLARAHAGKLENIFETMGQEEKKTLNIVLKTDVRGSLEALQGSLGGLGNDEVQVRVIGGGVGGITESDANLALASNAVLFGFNVRADAGARKIVEQEGLDMRYYNVIYDIIEDVKKALTGMLGSDVRENILGVAEVRDVFRSPKFGAIAGCMVIEGTVYRNRPIRVLRDDVVIFEGELESLRRFKDDAAEVRSGMECGIGVKSYNDVKVGDKIEVFEKVQVARTL